The following proteins come from a genomic window of bacterium:
- the argB gene encoding acetylglutamate kinase, giving the protein MEEGIIKKAEILIEAYPYIKQYRDNIFVIKVGGSILRIPNVAENIMKNIAFLEVVGIKVIVVCGGGPFITEEIEKRGKKPLFIDGLRVTDKETLQIVKDVLFEVRDSIVKHLKEKLDVKADNLLPEEGFITAKKIHYQKGAEVIDLGFVGQVAEIKPEYINSKLEENRVLVMAPLISGEDGNLYNVNGDSVAFAVAEALKAEKLIFITDVAGVMRNPENPDTLISVLHINEAEDLIEQNVIKGGMLPKVKAGVSAISKGVKKVHIINGSIPNSIILEVFTDLGVGTEILE; this is encoded by the coding sequence GTGGAAGAGGGAATAATAAAAAAAGCAGAGATTTTGATAGAGGCATATCCTTATATAAAGCAGTACAGGGATAATATATTTGTTATTAAGGTAGGTGGAAGTATTTTAAGGATACCAAATGTAGCAGAAAATATAATGAAAAATATCGCATTCCTTGAAGTTGTAGGAATTAAAGTGATTGTGGTCTGTGGAGGAGGTCCCTTTATAACCGAAGAGATTGAAAAAAGAGGAAAGAAACCGCTCTTTATAGATGGATTAAGGGTAACAGATAAAGAAACCCTCCAGATAGTAAAGGATGTGCTTTTTGAAGTAAGAGATAGTATAGTAAAACATCTGAAGGAAAAATTAGATGTTAAGGCAGATAATCTTTTACCAGAAGAGGGATTTATAACAGCAAAAAAAATACATTATCAAAAAGGAGCGGAGGTAATAGACCTCGGTTTTGTAGGGCAGGTTGCTGAGATTAAACCAGAATATATAAACAGCAAACTTGAAGAAAACAGAGTTCTGGTTATGGCACCTTTAATATCAGGAGAAGATGGGAATTTATACAATGTTAATGGGGACTCTGTTGCCTTTGCTGTAGCGGAAGCACTTAAAGCAGAAAAACTTATCTTTATCACTGATGTTGCAGGAGTAATGAGAAATCCTGAGAACCCTGATACCCTGATATCTGTTCTACATATTAATGAAGCGGAAGACCTTATAGAACAGAATGTTATTAAAGGTGGAATGTTACCGAAAGTTAAAGCGGGTGTCTCTGCTATTAGCAAAGGAGTTAAAAAGGTTCATATAATAAACGGGAGCATCCCTAATTCTATTATTCTGGAGGTCTTTACAGATTTAGGGGTAGGGACAGAAATCCTTGAATAG
- a CDS encoding phosphoribosylaminoimidazolesuccinocarboxamide synthase, protein MERPIYDIEISGVNKLYSGKVRELFDIDEGNMLMVATDRISAFDYILPTPVPEKGIILTQMSIFWFDYLKDIIDNHIVEHRFENFPAVFKQYSFLKDRSVIVKKVKKVPIECVVRGYLAGSGWKEYRETGKVCGIGLPPGLKESEKLPEPIFTPATKEEKGKHDINIDFSEMAERVGEEIAHLLKEKSIALYKKASIYAENKGIIIADTKFEFGIDNGKVILIDEVFTPDSSRFWEREKYKPGTSQDSLDKQYIRDYLLSTDWDRNSTPPSLPDDVVQMTVNKYRQIYEILVR, encoded by the coding sequence ATGGAAAGGCCTATTTATGACATTGAGATTTCTGGAGTAAATAAACTTTATTCAGGTAAGGTAAGAGAACTTTTTGATATTGATGAGGGAAATATGCTTATGGTAGCAACAGACAGAATTTCCGCTTTTGACTATATTCTTCCCACACCTGTACCTGAAAAAGGAATAATCCTTACACAGATGTCCATCTTCTGGTTTGATTATCTTAAGGATATCATAGATAACCACATTGTAGAACACAGATTTGAAAATTTCCCTGCTGTATTTAAACAATATTCATTTCTTAAAGATAGGTCTGTTATTGTAAAAAAGGTAAAAAAAGTTCCTATTGAGTGTGTGGTGAGGGGATACCTTGCAGGTAGTGGATGGAAGGAATACAGAGAAACAGGGAAGGTATGCGGGATAGGGCTGCCTCCAGGCCTGAAAGAATCAGAGAAGCTGCCTGAACCCATCTTTACACCTGCTACAAAAGAAGAAAAAGGCAAGCATGACATAAACATTGACTTTTCAGAGATGGCAGAAAGAGTGGGAGAAGAGATTGCCCATCTACTTAAAGAAAAATCTATTGCACTTTATAAAAAAGCATCTATCTATGCTGAAAACAAAGGGATTATTATTGCAGATACGAAGTTTGAGTTTGGGATTGATAATGGGAAAGTTATTCTTATAGATGAGGTCTTTACTCCTGACTCTTCCCGTTTCTGGGAAAGAGAGAAATACAAACCTGGAACATCTCAGGACAGTTTAGATAAACAATATATAAGGGACTATCTTCTTTCAACTGACTGGGACAGAAACTCTACACCACCATCATTACCTGATGATGTTGTTCAGATGACAGTGAATAAATACAGACAGATATATGAGATTCTCGTAAGGTAG
- the queD gene encoding 6-carboxytetrahydropterin synthase QueD — MRKGTYEIRVWDFFSSAHHLRNYKGKCERIHGHNWKVEVCVSGENLDKDGLLIDFCLLKNKLKDVLGILDHRDLNAIPFFRKRNPTSENICLYIYEKMTEALKDYSVKVKKITVWENAKQSASYSKKEG, encoded by the coding sequence ATGAGAAAAGGAACATATGAAATAAGGGTCTGGGACTTCTTCTCTTCTGCACATCACCTTAGAAATTATAAAGGTAAATGTGAAAGGATTCACGGACATAACTGGAAAGTGGAGGTTTGTGTTAGTGGTGAGAATCTTGATAAGGATGGTTTACTTATTGACTTCTGTCTTTTGAAGAATAAATTAAAAGATGTTTTAGGTATTTTAGACCACAGGGACTTAAATGCCATACCCTTTTTCAGAAAGAGAAACCCTACATCTGAAAACATCTGCCTTTATATATACGAGAAAATGACAGAAGCACTGAAAGATTATTCCGTAAAAGTAAAAAAAATAACTGTATGGGAAAATGCTAAACAGTCAGCATCATATTCAAAAAAGGAGGGATAA
- a CDS encoding N-acetylmuramoyl-L-alanine amidase: protein MFKKKIIKVIFFIIFIPSFCFALNIREEIKERKIPTYLIENTSYISLKSLLKIIGGEDSWGRVEDRIFIKHQDIEIKFKVNSNQVIIDKKVEYLGVPVKEVEGEVLIPVDDFNSILSGISIAPKVSKTNSLKEEQVVKKIRDRDFIVLIDPGHGGKDDGAVGYYGLKEKAVNLDIAKRIKEYLNKELRKNPGVKIYMTREDDIDVSLMERVQMAKDINADVFFSIHTNSSRERRPDADGFETYYSGVKEDIVFLPSSNNTEILDEGTERESPLLQILEDLNTTSAVDESRILADFVQERLAERLLTPDRGTKRRGFYVLRYTPMPAILTEIGFICNPNVEWNLKDAEVRQAIAEALAKGLLDYLKFRDII from the coding sequence ATGTTTAAAAAAAAAATAATAAAAGTAATATTTTTTATAATTTTTATTCCTTCCTTTTGTTTTGCCCTTAATATCCGCGAAGAGATAAAAGAGAGAAAGATACCTACATATCTTATAGAAAATACATCTTATATATCCCTTAAGAGTTTATTGAAAATCATCGGAGGTGAGGACTCCTGGGGTAGGGTAGAAGACAGAATTTTTATAAAACACCAGGATATAGAGATAAAATTTAAAGTCAACAGTAACCAGGTCATTATTGATAAAAAAGTAGAATATTTAGGCGTTCCTGTTAAAGAGGTTGAAGGAGAAGTTCTTATCCCTGTAGATGACTTCAACAGTATCCTTTCTGGTATCAGCATAGCACCTAAGGTGTCAAAAACCAATTCTTTGAAGGAAGAACAGGTAGTTAAAAAAATTAGAGACAGAGATTTCATTGTACTTATAGACCCAGGGCATGGTGGAAAAGATGATGGAGCGGTTGGTTATTATGGACTAAAAGAAAAAGCAGTAAATCTGGATATTGCAAAAAGGATAAAAGAGTATCTTAATAAAGAGTTAAGAAAAAATCCTGGAGTCAAAATCTATATGACGAGGGAAGACGATATTGATGTTTCTCTTATGGAGAGGGTCCAGATGGCAAAGGATATAAATGCAGATGTATTTTTCAGTATCCATACAAACTCCTCAAGAGAAAGAAGACCTGACGCAGATGGTTTTGAAACATACTATTCAGGGGTAAAGGAAGATATTGTTTTTCTTCCATCTTCTAACAACACAGAGATACTGGACGAAGGTACTGAAAGGGAATCGCCCCTGTTACAAATACTTGAGGACCTCAATACTACAAGTGCAGTAGATGAAAGCAGGATATTAGCGGACTTCGTTCAGGAACGACTTGCTGAAAGGTTGCTTACACCTGATAGAGGAACTAAAAGAAGAGGATTTTATGTCTTGAGATATACCCCTATGCCTGCTATTTTAACTGAGATAGGATTCATATGTAATCCTAATGTAGAATGGAATCTTAAAGATGCTGAAGTAAGACAGGCAATCGCTGAAGCACTGGCAAAGGGACTACTTGACTATCTTAAATTCAGAGATATAATATGA